Proteins from a single region of Chryseobacterium sp. W4I1:
- the hisD gene encoding histidinol dehydrogenase, which translates to MMKIYRYPERKIWPDLVKRPVLKREEISELIAKIFETVGKDGDKALIEFNKKFDKAVTPEILVSEVEVENAENEISEDLKKAIRQAKENISKFHAAQITETEKIETVKGVTCWRENRAVEKVGIYIPGGTAPLFSTVLMLAVPANLAGCKEIILCTPPDSSGNINPAILFTAKLCGITKIFKTGGAQAIAAMTLGTESIPKVYKIFGPGNQFVVAAKEYAQRFGVAIDMPAGPSEVLVIADSKAVPEFCAADLLSQAEHGSDSQVVFITTDFKIFEKTIEAVEKQIKKLPRNEMAQQALDHSLFIVTQSIGEALEFSNLYAPEHLILALEDFEQYIPMISNAGSVFLGNYSCESAGDYASGTNHTLPTNAYAKNYSGVSLDSFVKKITFQHLSKEGLKNIGKTIELMAEAEGLIAHKNAVSIRLK; encoded by the coding sequence ATGATGAAAATATACAGATATCCGGAAAGAAAAATCTGGCCAGACCTTGTAAAACGGCCGGTATTGAAGCGTGAAGAGATCTCAGAATTGATCGCGAAAATATTTGAAACAGTAGGAAAAGACGGTGATAAAGCGCTTATTGAGTTTAATAAAAAATTTGATAAAGCAGTAACTCCGGAAATTCTGGTTTCAGAAGTAGAAGTAGAAAATGCCGAAAACGAAATTTCTGAAGACTTAAAAAAAGCTATCAGGCAGGCGAAAGAAAATATTTCCAAATTCCACGCGGCTCAGATAACGGAAACAGAGAAAATTGAAACGGTAAAAGGCGTAACCTGCTGGAGAGAAAACCGTGCAGTAGAAAAGGTTGGGATTTATATTCCCGGTGGAACAGCCCCTTTATTTTCTACTGTACTTATGCTTGCTGTACCTGCCAATCTCGCTGGATGTAAGGAAATTATTCTTTGTACGCCTCCTGACAGTAGCGGGAATATTAATCCGGCTATTCTTTTCACGGCGAAACTCTGTGGAATTACTAAAATATTCAAAACGGGTGGCGCACAGGCTATTGCTGCCATGACTTTAGGGACAGAAAGTATTCCGAAGGTGTATAAAATTTTCGGACCGGGAAATCAGTTTGTGGTTGCTGCCAAAGAATATGCACAACGTTTTGGTGTGGCCATCGATATGCCGGCAGGTCCCAGCGAAGTTCTTGTTATTGCAGACAGTAAAGCTGTTCCAGAGTTCTGTGCCGCAGATCTTCTTTCCCAGGCGGAACATGGAAGCGACAGCCAGGTAGTTTTTATCACGACTGATTTCAAAATTTTTGAAAAAACCATTGAAGCCGTAGAAAAGCAGATCAAAAAGCTTCCTAGAAATGAAATGGCCCAACAGGCCCTGGATCACAGCCTTTTTATCGTGACTCAATCTATCGGGGAGGCTTTGGAATTTAGCAATCTGTATGCTCCGGAACACCTTATTCTGGCTTTGGAGGATTTTGAACAATACATTCCGATGATCAGCAATGCAGGATCTGTTTTTCTTGGAAATTACTCCTGTGAAAGCGCCGGGGATTATGCCAGCGGAACCAATCACACGCTTCCTACGAATGCCTATGCAAAAAACTACAGCGGAGTTTCTCTGGACAGTTTTGTTAAGAAAATCACATTCCAGCACCTTTCCAAAGAAGGTCTTAAAAATATAGGAAAAACCATCGAACTTATGGCAGAGGCAGAAGGTCTTATCGCCCACAAAAATGCAGTGTCTATCAGATTAAAATAA